Within the Garra rufa chromosome 16, GarRuf1.0, whole genome shotgun sequence genome, the region CATCTCAGCAATATAAATGAGAAGGGCAGAGACTTACATCAAGAACTTTTTTGGTGTACGTGGTGGCATGGAGAAGTGAGAAGAGGAACACTGGAAATATGCTCACTGAGAACAAAAGTCAAggacacataaaaataaaatcatcacaTAACAAAAAAAACAGATATCCCCCCTTCCCAAGATATtagttgtggctagaagggatacagctacaGTCAGAAGTGACTATAGTGACTTGctctaaaataacaataaattaaatgtGCCATCTAtcagattgtgttttattaaagtCTACACCTACCCTTACAGTAATGCAAATacagtaatgattttttttttcagcatgacaATATTGACGTGTCTATGCCCAGTAAGCCCTGGAAGGACAGTCTGGCTGTAGCTGTACCCCCTCCAGCCCCAACCCAAGATATTTCCAAAGGAAGGGGTCTTTGAGAAAGGATACTTGTGATGGGGTAGGAGTTGACTAGGATGAGGGAGTAGAGAAGATAGTGGCAGCTGTCCTCCTGTAAGGCCTGGGCCAGGAAGGCTCTGCTCAGCTGAAAGTGAGGAAGTCTCTGATGCAAACGCAGAGCGCTGGTCAAGGCATTTGCCAGCAATGCCCTCTGATAGAAGTTATTAGCTGCTTGGGGCCTGGACAGAGAAAAAGCAATTATTCTTCTTCCAATCAATCACAAAATTGTGAGTGCGGATGTTTCCTTGCTACCCTATATGATCCTCATTATACTAATGCGGTGCCACAATACAAGTACAATATTGTTAACGTCTATTGGGTTGTGGTGAATCTCACACACACCATTTTCAAATAGCTTGAAATTCTGTTTAAACTGTACTTTTTCTAAAAATGCTGTGACTTTTTCTCATTTAGGGTCATGAATGTGCATCTCTGTGAATGTTTCAACACAAAAGATGTGTTTTGGAAAGGCTGTACAAACTGTGTTATGATTTTTGTGTTTAAATATGAAATACATGAGAATTTACAACTGAGGTCAATAGTTTacctacaccttgcagaatctgcaaaatattaattgttttactaaaataagaggatgTAAAATAATAAATCCCTACAAAATGTATGGGATTTTTTTTGTGCCAATAATAatgaacgtaactttataaaactgaacgtaactttccaagaaacgatcaaaaatatgccaatgcaaaagaaaaacacaatgaaaatgaaaacatgaactcagtcgcacgaatttaacatgctcttcaaataagcttcattctttgttaatgattttcaaagaatcgttttcgcgaatcatggattctgaatgcgttgccacagctttcgtttacgcttcgcaaattttcgtttgctgttttggcacaaacctcttgtgggggcgggcttaacagcgatctactctgattggctaatgagcttttgatggacagttgcttTCTGACCTGGATGCACAAACGGTGACGACCGTGGCGCGCATATTGGAAAGTTGCTGCGGTGTGCAATACGTCGTGCTTtgtttatattaagtattaaTGTTATTAGTATTTCACCTACGGTCGTCTCTTAGTTTCTAAAGATGAGCTCCCGGGAGAGACACGGAGCGGCATCATCTTCCACTACAGCTTGTCCCTCAGGGCAGCTTGAAGGGACgatctaaaacgcttaacgtggcttacaTACGTAAAAAAACAACCAGGAATCCCCAAATTTTTGTCAAACCACttgtaacaaacactaactactatcaaaagaatgagcccttattccacagataaagtgaataaaatcacgttaagcgttttctcccccgtagaagcccattataagaaaACAGTTTAACGTGGTTTAATTTACCTCAACAGAGACCAGGGAAGAgcaaacttctgtcaaatgttaCTGATAATAAatgcttgctgctgtcaaaagaacgagctcttattcagcataaaGTCATCGCCTCccatagaagttcattaaaaAGAAACGCTTTAACGGAGCTTAACAATGACcggaaaattttttttttgtcaaacgttacatataataaacacttgctgtcagaagaatgagatctcattcagcaaataaagtgaatatatcacgttaagcgtcccccatagAACTCCAGGCTGGTTTGACTTAACAACGAATGGGGAaaaccaaatttctgtcaaatgtTACATATGATGGCAACGCAAAGTTGGTCCAAATTTATGACttctttattataagtaaaatttgacagaagtcAAGGTGCGCTAAACCAGGATAAGCTGAatccttataatggacttctatggggaacGAGTAGTTgatattattctctttatgcatgttcttttgacagcatcttttgactttttttctgtggGGAATAACGCGTAACATATTATTCACTATATTGAAAAAGAGCTCGTTCCTTTAACAGCAGCTATAGTGTTTATTATGTAacatttgacagaaatttggttttccccagtcgttgttaagatacgttaaaccacgttaagctgtttccttatggaGATCTAtatgggggacgcttaacgtgatatattcACTTTATTTGCTGAATGAGATTTCATTCTTTTGAAatcagcaagtgtttattatatgtaacgtttgacagaaatttgttttgttttttttccggTCATTGTTAAGCTCCGTTAAAGCGTTTttttaatgaacttctatggGAGGCGATGACtttatgctgaataagagctcattcttttgacagcagcaagcatTTATTATCAGtaacatttgacagaagtttgcTCTTCCCTGGTCTCTGTTGAGGTAAATTAAACCACGTTAAACTGTtttcttataatgggcttctacgGGGGAGAAAATGCTTAAAGTGattttattcactttatctgtggaataagggctcattcttttgatagtagttagtgtttgttacaaGTGGTTTGACAAAAATTTGGGgattcctggtcgttttttacgtacgtaagccacgttaagcgttttagatcGTCCCTTCAAGCTGCCCTGAGGGACAAGCTGAGGTGGAAGATGATGCCGCTCCGTGTCTCTCCTGGGAGCTCCTCTTCAGAAACTAAGAGACGACCGTAGGTGAAATACTAATAACAttaatacttaatataaacaAAGCACGACGTATTGCACACCGCAGCAACTTTCCAATATGCGCGCCACGGTCGTCACCGTTTGTGCATCCAGGTCAGAAAGCAACTGTCaatcaaaagctcattagccaatcagagtagatcgctgttaagcccgcccccacgagaggtttgtgccaaaacagcaaacgaaaatttgcgaagcgtaagcgaaagctgtggcaacgcattcagaatccatgattcgcgaaaacgattctttgaaaatcattaacaaagaatgaagcttatttgaagagcatgttaaattcgtgcgactgagttcattttttcattttcattttgtttttcttcttttgcagtggcatatttttgatcgtttcttggaaagttacgttcagttttataaagttacgttcattattattggcacaaaaaaaatcccataaaaatgcatggtatttttcatttagtactgacctaaataatttagttaacataaaagatgtttacatatagtctaaaagagaaaataatagctgaatttatcaaatttaccctgttcaaaagtttaaaaaaaaaattgactcgtAATACCGTATTGtaacctgaatgattcacagctgttttttggagatagttgttcatgagtcccttgcttgtcctgaacagttaatctgcctgttcccacaaattctttgtttcatTGTCATTTTTGTGCAtctcaaccctttccaacaatgactgtatgattttgagatccattttttaacaccgaggacaactgagggactcatatgcaactattacagaaggttcaaacactcactgatgcttcagaaggaaagaccatacattaagagccaggggtgtaaacttttgaacaaaacgaagtacattgtacatttttttatttttactaaatatcatattttttcatttagaactgccattcaaaagctacagaagatacttgcatgttacCCAGAAGACAAAGGAAGTaagatttaccctgatcttcttgcttaatgcattgtgtttccttctgaagcatcagtgcgtgtttaaaccttctgtaatagttgcattgttggaaagagttcaaatacacagaaatgcttaaaaaccaaagaatttctgggacctgaaggatttttctgaagaacagcaggcagtttaattgttcaggacaaacaagggactcataaacaactatcattaaacaaaaagaaacatcatctgtggatcattcaggtaacaacacagtattaagaatcaagtgtatgtaaacttttgaacaaggtcattttataaattcaactattattttctcatgtgaactatatgtaatgattttatttgacatatcttattcaggtcagtactacgtaaaagaataacatgaattttgtatatCCCCTCTTaacttgctaaaataattaacattatgtagattctgcaaggtgtaagtaaaattttgacctcaactgtttgaAATTTGAGAAAGTTTACTCAAAATTGAGTCTTGTCTTCTGAATCATCCATGGTAAAATCAACTTTAAACACATAAAAAAGACTACAATAGAGGTTTTCTGTTTTTACATGTACCTTCAATGGGTTTTTTCATAGGTTTCCATTGCCAAAAATGGGAAAAAAACTATGTAGGTCAACTTGATCCCTAACACAAAATTTGCACCCAGTTTCTGTACAAAACAGGATAGTAAAGAAGCTTGTGAAAGTGCCTTGTAAAAGAACATGACTCACCCAAGCAGTGGCAGAATAAACATGATGGAGCAGTAGACAGTGAACAGCCGTGACAGCCACATAGCCGTTTCCAGCTTATTACTCAAGAGGAATTGCTGCAATACATTAATATGATCTTGAGTAAAGGTTATAACAAACtttcaaaaaaattaaagtaGCATTTTATTGTGTGCCGGATCATTTAGTACTAAAAAGTCATGGCACTTACCACAGGTCCAGCCTGAGGAGGTGGACTCCTTTGCTCTGTGTCTGCCATCTTTCAAATATTACAATGCTCTATTTCTGGAGGAAAAGAAACATAATAAGCTTGCaagcttaatttaaaaaaatacatataacatatgcatcaacccaggttgtTCATTAACTCTAGGAATGAAGAAAGGAACAAAGTGACTTGAGTTAATCTTTCTAAACCCTGACAGTTCTTTAGCAGTTAGTCTGTGTAGTTTGCCAGGTGTGGGGGTGGAAGGCAAAACACAAGCACATTAGCTCTTTTTAGCTTATTAATTATGCTTAACGTTACTTAAACATGaagctgtttaatttttttgttgtttatcacCAAAGCACTATTTAAAATCGGAAGATACATTCATAATGTCCACCCAAAGCAGAACTGCACTTGTCATTGTAAATTGCCTACTGACTAATCATCATTACAACTGAAAAATCAACCGGCAACAATTACAGATTTGAATTGAAATATTATTCAACACTTGTCAATTGTCGCCAGTTGTTTTTAATACGTAAGTAAAAGCAGAAGAATTGCCCATTAGGTAGTTATAAAGTAATGTATTAAATTCAGTTGAAATATGTCGGAAAAATCTAGAACACTTCATTACCCAGAGGAGCTAACAATGTAGCCGTCAAGCTAACTCTTCCCACAGCCACTGACTACAACCACTGACAGCCCTGAAATACTTGCTACTTTTGCGCATATTTACATTAacaaaaagtaatataaaatgtATCAATACCTGCAATGTATTGTTGATTATCGGGCTTTGTGAGAAGGTAAAATTCGGCTTTATTTTCACCGCTCGGGGCGCACGCGTTTCACACCGGAATAACGAACTAGAGGTTGGTCAGCTGAGTCGAACTCACGACCTCTGTGGATTACCGAAATCTCGCGATGTTTTGGCCCACATGATTTGCTAAAGGCATTTTATTGGCGCGCCATGGTTGTCAATCCTCTGTCAGTTacgtgtattttatttttatttatttatttatatatcaatATCTGCCTTAACAATATTTCACATATACTCCATAATTAAAAAAcgattataaatattaaataataattattgatgtttttttctcaaatatCTGCCTTAACAATATTTCACATCTTATTTctacataataaataattatttaatatgtatCTGTTTTATAATCAGAATTCTCTTTGTCACCACAAATACTATAAACACCTACATAGGAACCACTCAGAACACATTCAAGCGCTActaacttttttctttcttttatttattttttaatgaaaaaattaaaaatgcagttGTGCCACTCTTTCTTGATCACCCAGACGCAAAAAACATCAAGTTTGCagctataataaaaaagtgaGATAGATAAAAAGCCACATACTCGGACAAGCAGGCAGAGCCACTCTAGAGATGTTTGAGTCAGTTCGGCGCGGTAATTTGCGCAAACCTGCAGAGCTCCACGAGTTTGTAGTGATGCAAGTGCGACCATTCTTCAAATCCAGTGATCTCGACACAAACAAGAGAGACGAAATTGGATAAACGACAGCCATTTTTGCATTTTCTGATGTCATAGCGACAAAAGGTCAGAAGTTCgtttttctaacatgttttaaatGTTGGTAACTGGACTGGTTTAAATATTAAGCATGGAACGACTGTAGTCGCTTAAACACAATTAAATGTTTACCTATTTGTAATTTAATGAAAagtaaaatcatgttaacaactgtTTGCACATCTTACGACTCTCATGTGATCAGCAGCGTGCACGGTCACGACCCTTAACAGGTGTCTGTAGTCTGCACAGCTGCACAGAAAATCGGCATCGTTACATTTTTAGTGCTTGCATATTTTATAATGCTTTGCATTTGTGTCTGTGTATGTGTTCGTTTGTCACAGATGTTGACGTTCGAGACGTTCCTCGTGAAAGAGCTGCAGAAACAGCAGAGCAGGGCAGAGTTCTGTGACATTGTGCTGCAGACTCGAGGTTTGACTTCTCATATAAGGTCATAAATCAGAGCAAAAAGTCCTAAATTCATGAAGCCTTGGCATTATTGATATATTTAaaagttgcaatcgaaattattcaacctccTTGACCTGCTAGACATTTAGCTGTGGAGAACatcattttgtaaaaacaattaaacaaaggcatcagtacactattagagaaagtttattaatacacatttgagtaattctgagaaggTGAGTtaataaataatgagaaaaacattaattattcaaCTCCCATTCAaccactttgccactgctttcttcaaatttaaccaaatattttcaatgagaattaaatctggaggcAGAAGagaccactcaagaacattctatgactgatccctgaaccaagcataagtagatttggatgtatagtttgggatgattgtcctgcaggaaggTCCATTGATCGTTAGCTTCagcctttgcaccaaaggcatcacaattctcaccaaatggcctgatactttaaAAAATctatgatgtccttcatacggtcatgatttCAACTTCCTGAAACCGTAAAACACCTCCATAACA harbors:
- the tmem33 gene encoding transmembrane protein 33; protein product: MADTEQRSPPPQAGPVQFLLSNKLETAMWLSRLFTVYCSIMFILPLLGPQAANNFYQRALLANALTSALRLHQRLPHFQLSRAFLAQALQEDSCHYLLYSLILVNSYPITMSIFPVFLFSLLHATTYTKKVLDTMGPNSLMFVRNFLNKLTANQQNILKFIACNEIFLMPATVFMLFSGQGSLLQPFIYYRFLTLRYASRRNPYCRTLFTELRILLEHFVMKPSCPAFFRRMCLNSIAFISRLAPTGV